Proteins encoded within one genomic window of Cucumis sativus cultivar 9930 chromosome 3, Cucumber_9930_V3, whole genome shotgun sequence:
- the LOC101217249 gene encoding vesicle-associated protein 2-2, with protein sequence MTMELFEIQPAELKFTFELKKQSSCLIQLINKSEQHIAFKVKTTSPKKYCVRPNTGIIKPKNTCDFTVTMLAQRTAPPDMQCKDKFLVQGTVISPGTSEEDITSDVFAKDSGKHIEEKKLKVFLASATPTPVLLPINGELKLDSNHETSMPRDRMQTGVENIPPPSKVAEDSNGLDTRKHIDELRPVDTPVSLSPPYKVAEGVEKIDTCKDADENGAAENVPTRRSEVAESVENIETMPAEGIEESKLSKDLPELNLTKDFQELKSKLALMDAELLEAEATIMRLKKERTVTTQEREMLKRDLETLRKSGQRSIQVGFPLMYVLMVACISLLVGYFIHPY encoded by the exons ATGACCATGGAGCTTTTCGAAATTCAACCAGCTGAACTTAAGTTCACTT TTGAGTTGAAGAAGCAAAGTTCATGCTTGATACAACTTATCAATAAGTCTGAGCAACATATTGCTTTCAAG GTAAAAACTACATCTCCCAAGAAGTACTGTGTGCGACCCAATACTGGCATTATTAAGCCCAAGAATACGTGTGACTTCACAG TCACCATGCTAGCTCAGCGTACAGCTCCACCTGATATGCAATGCAAAGACAAGTTCCTGGTTCAAGGCACAGTCATCTCCCCTGGAACATCTGAAGAGGACATAACATCTGATGTG TTCGCGAAAGATAGTGGCAAGCATATTGAAGAGAAGAAGCTGAAGGTCTTTCTAGCAAGTGCAACACCTACTCCCGTTTTGTTACCAATTAACGGTGAATTGAAACTAGATTCAAACCATGAAACTTCCATGCCAAGAGATAGAATGCAAACAGGAGTTGAGAACATACCTCCACCTAGTAAG GTTGCAGAAGACTCTAATGGACTTGATACCCGGAAACACATAGATGAACTTAGACCAGTTGATACACCAGTATCGTTATCTCCACCTTATAAG GTGGCTGAGGGAGTTGAGAAGATCGATACTTGTAAAGATGCAGATGAGAATGGAGCAGCTGAAAATGTTCCAACAAGACGAAGTGAGGTGGCCGAATCAGTTGAGAATATTGAAACCATGCCAGCTGAGGGAATTGAGGAATCAAAACTATCGAAGGATCTACCAGAATTAAACTTAACGAAAGACTTTCAAGAGCTGAAATCAAAGCTAGCTCTCATGGATGCCGAACTACTAGAG GCTGAAGCTACCATAATGAGGCTGAAAAAGGAAAGGACGGTAACAACTCAAGAAAGGGAAATGCTCAAGCGTGATTTG GAGACATTGAGAAAAAGTGGCCAAAGAAGTATCCAAGTAGGCTTCCCTTTAATGTATGTTTTGATGGTTGCTTGTATTAGTCTTCTTGTTGGATATTTCATCCACCCCTATTAG